From Saccopteryx leptura isolate mSacLep1 chromosome 3, mSacLep1_pri_phased_curated, whole genome shotgun sequence, one genomic window encodes:
- the MTHFD2 gene encoding bifunctional methylenetetrahydrofolate dehydrogenase/cyclohydrolase, mitochondrial, which translates to MAASFLVSTFATRLLRPTQHRRFRHRPLHFSAVRNEAVVISGRKLAQQIKEEVRQEVEEWVASGNKRPYLSVVLVGENPASHSYVLNKTRAAADVGINSETLVKPASISEEELLNLINKLNNDNNVDGLLVQLPLPEHIDERKICNAVSPDKDVDGFHVINVGRMCLDQYSMLPATPWGVWEIIKRTGIPTLGKNVVVAGRSKNVGMPIAMLLHTDGAHERPGGDATVTISHRYTPKEQLKKHTILADIVISAAGIPNLITADMIKEGAAIIDVGINRIQDPVTAKLKLVGDVDFEGVRKKASYITPVPGGVGPMTVAMLMKNTIIAAKKVLRLEEREVLKSKELGVATN; encoded by the exons ATGGCTGCCTCTTTCCTCGTGTCCACGTTTGCCACCCGGCTTCTCCGGCCCACACAGCACCGCCGCTTCCGACATCGTCCCCTCCACTTTTCGGCAGTTCG AAATGAAGCTGTTGTCATTTctggaaggaagcttgcccaGCAGATCAAGGAGGAAGTGCGGCAGGAGGTAGAAGAATGGGTGGCTTCTGGCAACAAACGGCCGTACCTGAGCGTGGTTCTGGTTGGCGAGAATCCTGCAAGTCACTCCTATGTCCTCAACAAAACCAGGGCCGCTGCAGATGTGG GAATCAACAGTGAGACACTTGTGAAACCAGCTTCAATTTCAGAGGAAgaactgttaaatttaatcaataaactaaataatgataataatgtagATGGCCTCCTTGTTCAGCTGCCTCTTCCAG AGCACATTGATGAGAGAAAGATCTGCAATGCTGTTTCTCCAGACAAGGATGTTGACGGCTTCCACGTAATTAATGTGGGGCGAATGTGTTTGGACCAGTATTCCATGTTACCAGCTACCCCATGGGGCGTGTGGGAAATAATTAAGCGAACTG gcatCCCGACCCTAGGGAAGAATGTGGTTGTAGCTGGAAGGTCGAAAAATGTTGGAATGCCCATTGCAATGTTACTACACACAGACGGGGCACATGAACGTCCTGGAG GTGATGCCACTGTTACAATATCTCATCGGTACACTCCCAAAGAGCAGCTGAAGAAACACACAATTCTTGCAGACATTGTGATCTCTGCTGCAG GCATTCCAAATTTGATCACAGCAGATATGATCAAGGAAGGAGCAGCTATCATTGATGTGGGAATAAATAGAATTCAGGATCCTGTCACTGCCAAACTCAAGTTGGTTGGAGATGTGGATTTTGAAG GTGTCCGGAAGAAAGCCAGTTACATCACTCCAGTCCCTGGGGGTGTTGGTCCCATGACAGTGGCAATGCTCATGAAGAATACCATTATTGCTGCAAAAAAGGTGCTGAGGCTTGAGGAGCGAGAAGTCCTGAAGTCTAAAGAGCTTGGAGTGGCAACTAATTAA